A genomic segment from Zonotrichia albicollis isolate bZonAlb1 chromosome 19, bZonAlb1.hap1, whole genome shotgun sequence encodes:
- the CHAD gene encoding chondroadherin translates to MNGSGFLLGVLSLLACLVSTMQACPPSCHCHGGDLQHVICDNAGLKKIPKVPEQTRLLNLQKNNFPILPTNGFRDMKKLVSLHLQSSQIKEISTGAFRGLKSLVYLYLTDNQISVIKPGAFDDLSDLTYLYLDKNKIPDLSKGLLSPLVNLFILHLGSNKIQELKPGVFNGAKDLRWLFLSDNSLTNLLPGAMEDVENLAVLHLDKNQLSSYPVNAMSKLRVLEELKLSHNPIEVIPDNAFQSFGRYLQTLHLDNMKLKKFADNAFAGVTVLKTAHVENNRLTQLPRNFPFDKLETLTISRNPWHCSCQLAPLRKWLKGNRTRAEDTCSSPAQHRGQPIRDTPALRACKLPTKRSRKGSRH, encoded by the exons ATGAATGGGTCAGGCTTCCTCCTCGGTGTCCTCAGCCTGCTGGCATGTCTGGTCTCCACCATGCAGGCATGTCCCCCCAGCTGCCACTGCCACGGCGGGGACCTGCAGCACGTCATCTGTGACAACGCGGGGCTCAAGAAGATCCCCAAAGTGCCTGAGCAGACACGGCTTCTCAACCTGCAGAAGAACAACTTCCCCATCCTGCCCACCAACGGCTTCCGTGACATGAAGAAGTTGGTGTCCCTGCACCTCCAGAGCTCCCAGATCAAGGAGATCTCCACCGGAGCCTTCCGGGGGCTCAAGAGCCTGGTCTACCTCTATCTCACCGACAACCAGATCAGTGTCATCAAGCCAGGAGCCTTTGATGATCTCTCTGATCTCACCTACCTGTACCTGGACAAGAACAAGATCCCAGACCTATCCAAAGGGCTCCTCTCCCCTCTTGTCAACCTCTTCATCCTGCACTTGGGCAGCAATAAAATCCAGGAGCTGAAACCAGGGGTCTTCAATGGGGCTAAAGATCTGCGCTGGCTCTTCCTCTCCGACAACTCCCTCACCAACCTCCTACCTGGGGCCATGGAGGATGTAGAAAACCTTGCTGTCCTCCACCTGGACAAGAACCAGCTGAGCAGCTACCCTGTGAATGCAATGAGTAAGCTGAGAGTGCTGGAGGAACTGAAACTTTCTCACAACCCTATTGAGGTCATCCCTGACAATGCCTTCCAGTCCTTCGGGCGATACCTGCAGACACTCCACCTGGACAACATGAAACTGAAGAAG TTTGCAGACAATGCGTTTGCTGGCGTGACCGTGCTGAAAACCGCGCACGTGGAGAACAACCGGCTCACCCAGCTGCCCCGAAACTTCCCCTTCGACAAACTGGAGACGCTGACCATCTCCCGGaacccctggcactgcagctgccaGCTGGCCCCACTGCGCAA GTGGCTGAAAGGCAACCGCACCCGTGCTGAGGACAcgtgctccagcccagcccagcaccggGGACAGCCCATCAGGGACACCCCGGCCCTCCGCGCCTGCAAGCTGCCCACCAAGAGGTCCAGGAAGGGGAGCCGCCATTAA